The Mucilaginibacter rubeus genomic interval CTGATAAAAACACCTGTACACTGGTTAAACCCTTGATCCATTTGGTTGGCAGTGGGACTTTTCGTTCAATCACTTTGCCCTCCTCGCGGTGCAATGCTACTTCTTTCTTGCCTATGGATAGCAATACCTCCTCATTTTTCCGGACGCTACTTAGCGCGGATAGCATCGGTTGATTAAAATCAACATTGGTGGTACCGTTTTCCAGAAATTCTCCGTCGTGTCCGTCGCCTAATACATCAACCCGGGCATAAACACCCGCACAATGGGAAAAACCTTCAAACCTGATCTTTTCATTGCCCGCTGTTACAATCGGGTCTTTCAGCATCATCAAATCGTAGGGAGATAAGCTAAAGTTTGATTTAACTACGTTTGATAAGGTGAGGAGGCAGCGGGAAACAACATAAGGATCGGTTAGTTTACCCCAGAAAAAGCAGGAGGCATCTTTTTTCTGAACTTCGCTGTATTGCGCCAGAAAAAGCTCGTCGCTGTTGTTTACCTTGCTTAATGACGAAAGTTGGTTGTATTGGTATGTTAAGGTATCGGACATGGAGATAGTTTAGGATGCAATCGCTAAATTAAAAAAATAAAGGTTAGCTGCCATAGCAACTAACCTTCGTCTTTTACCTTTATTCTTCCGCCTTAAAAACTTAGCACATTGCTTTGTTTAAAGCGCGGATAGCTTCGTTAAAATCTTCGCGGGCTACTAAAAACTGGATGTTTACCATTCTTAATGCAAAGCCGCCGCTTTTGATATTGATGCCTTTTTGAGCAAGAGCTGTAGCTGCCTTGGCCAGCAAGCCAGGCTGATCCATGTTGGAACCTATCAGGCAAACCATAGCCATTTTTTCGACGGTTACTTTTTCATAATTATCTTCCAGTTCGCTGATCAATTTTTTATTGAGGTCTTTTTCCCATATCACAATAGAAATGCTATTGGCACTGGTAGCTTTAAAGCTGTAGCTAACGCCAAACTTGTAAAACAACTGCATGATGTGGAAATCGGTACCTACGTTGCCAACCATTGAAGGGTCGTAAATATCAATCATTACTACCTTTTCGGTACCGGTAATAACTTCCACACGTTTTTTATCGCAAATGTATTCGCGGGTTATCAATGTTCCGGGGTGCTCTGGCTGGAAGGTGTTTTTGATCCTCAGGTCGATGTCGTTTATTTCCAGCGGTTTTGAAGCCTTAGGGTGAATAGCTTCCATGCCTACATCGGCCAGCTGATCGGCAACGTCATAGTTGGTGTTACCAACCGGGAAACAGTTTTCAACGCCAACCAATTGAGGGTCGGCAGTACAAAGGTGGTACTCCTTGTGAATGATAGCTTCCTGTGGTTCTACTGCAACGGCAATTTTGCTGAAAGTAACCTCAGAGTAGCCACGGTCAAATTCGCGCATAATGCCCTCGGTACCTTTAGCATAGCCGGTAACAATGGTGATGGTTTTTGTAAAATCGATATGGGTAAGGTCTTTTTTTATACGCTGATCGATGGTTAACGCGCGATGATCATGAAATCCGCTCAGGTCAACTAAAGTCGCGTTAATACCCATATTTTGCAGGATATTGGTAAAGTTAAAAGCCGAGTGACTTTCGCCTATCGAAGCCAGGATTTCACGGGCCGCCTGCAATATACCTTCCTTGCCTACATAACCGGATGCCAATATATTGGCCAGGTTTTCAAGGTAAGTTTGCGCGTCCTTAATTCTTGTTTCAATGTACTTATCAGCTTCGGCTATGTTCAGGCCAAGGCTTTCATAAGTTTTATTGATCTGCTTTAAACGGGTAATAAGTTGTTTTAGCGGTGTATGGAAATCCTTGTAGTTGGCAAGCTTGTGATATACACCCGGAGCGCCTGTCTTTTTGTTTTCGAGCAGGAGGTTAGTTACTCCCGAGAATGCTGATACTACAAATATGCGGTTGTAAAGCTGGTCGCCGCTGCGTTCAAACAGGATAATGTTTTTGATCACATCACCCAAAGCGGTCATAGATGTACCGCCAATTTTTTCTACTGTTAACATTTTATATTGAAAAGATCAACAGCCAAATACCATAACTATACCAAAGTGTTGTAGCTATTTATAATTAATTGAATGTAAATAGCTTGTATCTGAACTGCTTTTTTAAAAATAACTCATTTTGATAAGCCCTATCAAAACGATCGAAATATAATGATTAAAAAGCTTTAAGCCGTTGGCCGCAGGCTTTCCACTTAAATTAACTATCCTTTTTATATAGGTCGCCGGCTTTTTCGGCAGACAGGCGGATCCCTTTGATCATGGCCGAGCTGAAGCCATGGTGTTCCATCTCGTTGAGGCCCGCAATGGTACAACCGCTTGGGGAAGTTACCTTATCAATTTCCTGTTCAGGGTGCGATGCAAGTTGTAATAGCAGGTCCGCTGCTCCTTTAGCGGTTTGTGCCGCCATTTTTAGCGCATCATGGGCATGAAAGCCGATCTCCGTTCCGCCTTGTGAAGCAGCGCGGATAGACCTCAGGAAGAACGCGATACCGCAAGCGCAAAGAGCAGTGGCGGATGTCATCAACTCCTCGTTGATTTGTATGGTAACACCTACCGTATCAAAAAGCGATTTGGCCAGGTTGATATTTTTGTTTGTGCCGGTATCGGTAGCGATACAGGTCATGGAATGGCCGATAGCAATGGCTGTATTAGGCATAGCACGAACTATCTGTACGTTAAGGTCAAGATGCTGGCGAATATCGGCGCAGCTAACGCCGGAGATAACAGATATCAATAATTGTTTATCCGGTTTTAACGATGGCTTGATTTCATCTAATAGTTTATTGAGTTGCTGCGGTAATACAGCCAGTACAATAATATCAGCCTTACGTACGGCACGCAGGTTGTTATCTGACACAAGGTATCCCTGGTCGGCATATTGAGACAGCGCGGCTACGTTACGGCGGGTCAACGATATTTGCTGAGGTTTACAAATCCCCGATTTAACTAAACCTTTGGCTAATGACAGGCCTATATTACCGGAGCCTAATATTGAAATGTGCTGTTGTGAGTTCATGCGTTTTTAGTTAAACGTGTTCCAAATGGTTTGTTATCCTTCAATTGACCAAGATCATCTGATTTGCCGATAATTACCGCTTTTACACCGCAAGCAATCGCGGTAAAAGCATTATCAAGTTTAGGCAGCATTCCGCTATGTATTATCTTTTCCACTTTTAAATCCTCATAATGCTGAGGGTTAATTTCCCTTATCAACGATTCTTCGTCATTAATATCTTTTAACACACCTTTTTTCTCAAAACAGTATATCAGTGTGGTGTCATACAATCCCGATAACGATACCGCCAGGGCCGAAGCTATGGTATCAGCGTTGGTGTTTAGCAATTGCCCTTCACCATCGTGGGTTATGGCGCAAAAAACAGGGGTAAAGCCTGCTTCCAGCAAGCGACTAATGTTTTCGGGATTGATAGAGTCTTTAACAATATCGCCCACAAAGCCATAGTCTATTGTTTTTACCGGTCGTTTAACTGCTTTAATAAAGTTACCATCGGCACCGGTTAAGCCTATGGCATTATTGCCGAAGCGTTGCAGTTGCGCTACTATATTTTTATTGATGAGGCCGCCATAAACCATGGTAACCACCCTTAATGTTTCGATATCGGTGATGCGCCTGCCATCAACCATTTTAGATTCGATACCTAAATCTTCGGCCATTTGCGTGGCCACTTTTCCACCTCCGTGTACCAGGATTTTGAGGCCATCAAGGGCTTCAAAGTCCTTTAAAAAATGATACAGGTTTTCGGAGTTATCGATGACGTTTCCACCTATTTTGATTATATAAAGGCTCTTATTTGATGATAATTTGCCCGTTTTGATATGATCTGTATCAATTTTATTCATTCCAGCTGTCAATGTAACTCTTTTAGTGCCAAATTTCCACTTTTTTGAGCAGAAAGTTGTTAAAATTACGAAAATATAGTGTGTTTTTTCAAAAAGTGATTTAAAAATGAATGATTGAATTTGCGGTTTAAGTTTACAATTTGATTATGAAAGATTTAGTATTATTGGAAAACTTTAAGGCATCATCCTTGCTTATATCTATCTATGGAGCAAAAAAAGAATACCAGGCCACGGGTGGCAATTATTGGGGGAGGATTTGGAGGGATACAATTAGCTAAAAAATTAAAAAACGCGCCTGTTGATGTGCTGATGATCGACAAGCACAATTATCACACCTTCCAGCCCTTATTGTACCAGGTTGCAGGAGGCTCCATAGCTGCAGACTCAATCGGTTTCCCTTTAAGGCGGATTTTTACCAGGCAAAATAATTTCCGCTTCGCGCTTGCTGAGGTAAAAAAGATCAATCCCGAAAGTAATACACTCGATACCGATATCGGTACTATTTATTACGATTACCTGGCTATTGCTACCGGCTCAAATACCAACTTTTTCGGCAACAAAGAGATAGAACATTTTGCAATGCCGATGAAGAATATCCCGGAGGCTTTAAACTTAAGGAGCCTGATCCTTCAAAATCTTGAAACCTCACTGGTATCTAAAGATCCCGAAGAAAAAGCTGCCTTGATGACTTTTGTTGTTGTTGGCGGAGGCCCAACCGGTGTGGAATTATCTGGAGCACTTGCTGAAATGCGCGAGTTGATACTCATGAAAGATTATCATGGCTTACGCAAACACAGCATGAGGGTTTATCTTGTTGAAGGCAAAGCCGAATTACTCGCTTCCTTTTCGGTTGGTGCAAGGGCAAAAGCTAAAAAGTTTTTGGAAGACATGGATGTAACCATTTACAATAGCGCGCATGTGCAAAGTTATAATGGCTACGAACTCAAGATAGATAATGGTACATCGCTTTTGACCCGTAATGTACTTTGGGCTGCAGGGGTAAAGGGCGAGGTGCCGGAGGGGATTTCTGCTGATAATATAGCGCGGGGAAATCGAATCCTGGTTGACGAGTTTAACAAGGTAAAGGGCTACGAAAATATTTATGCCATAGGCGATGTTGCCGCTATGATCAGTGATGAATATCCAAACGGACATCCCGGTGTAGCACCGGTAGCTATTCAGCAGGGGCAAAACCTTGGAGAAAATGTTTACCGCATGTTTGAGCGTCAGCCGCTGAAGCCTTTCAAATATCGCGATAAAGGTTCATTGGCAACTATTGGCCGGAATAAAGCTGTGGCTGATTTAGGAAAAATTCATTTCCAGGGATTTTTTGCCTGGCTGGTATGGGGTTTTGTGCACATTATGTCGCTTGCAGGCTTCACCAATAAGGGGATCATATTTTTTAGCTGGGCCATTAACTATTTCACCAAAAACAGCGATAACCGACTGATTGTGCGCTTTTTTGACAACGAAACCCGGATGACCGATCCTGAATCAAGATAGTTACAAACAATAGTCCTTTTAAATCCTTACTTGTAAGTATTTATGGATCTGTTTGTTGTAATTGCTTTACTGGTTATTGTCAGCGCGATTTTCTCATATCTAAACGCGCGCTTTATTAAGCTGCCGGGTACAATTGGCATTGTGCTGCTGGCAACCATCACATCTATAACCATACTTATTGTCGATAAGGTTGATTCGTCAATTGCCGATTATCTTGGTGCGCTGGCTAAAAGTATCAATTTTTCAAAAGCGGTGTTGAATATCCTGCTTGGTTTTCTGCTTTTTTCAAGCTCATTTAACCTGGATGGCCGGAAGCTGAAGAAAGAAATGCGACCGGTATTTGTACTGAGCACCTTGGGCGTAATTATTTCAACAGCCGCATTTGGGTTCCTGTTGTTTTATGCAGCCCCGGTTTTTCATATCCACATGCCATTGATCTATTGTTTGTTGTTCGGTGCTTTGATCTCACCAACTGATCCGGTAGCGGTATCGGCCATTATCCGGAACTCGAAATTACCGGCCAACCTTGAAACCATTATTTCGGGCGAATCCCTGTTTAATGATGGGATAGGGCTTATTTTGTTTGTAATTATCCTGGAAATAGCCCGTGTAGGCGAAGAGAAAATTGAGCTGGCCAAAGTGACGGTGCTTATTATTAAAGAAATTATTGGAGGGGCGGTAGCCGGAGCTATTTTAGGCTACATAGCCCATAAGCTGATGCACGCCGTTAAAGATTTTCAGACCATTGTATTGATCTCGCTGGCACTGGTAATGGGCTTGTCGGTATTAGCTGTATTACTTGGTTTCTCGTTACCGCTATCGGTTGTTGTAGCCGGATTATTTGCAGGAGGGCAATCCATTAACCAGGATAATAAAGAAAAATCGCACGAGGCGCTCGAAAAATTCTGGAAATTGGTTGATGAGATCCTGAATACTATTCTATTTGTGATGATCGGTCTGCAATTGGTTAACCTGCCCTTTGTGAATAATTATTGGGTTACGGGGAGTATTTCCATTATTACTGTATTAATAGCGCGTTGGCTTAGTATCGCGTTACCGCTCACGTTTTTAAAGCAAACCCTTAAGGTAAATTATAGCAATGTCAATATCATGACCTGGGCGGGTTTGCGCGGGGGCATTTCCATAGCTTTGGCTTTGTCGCTGCCTAATACGCCTTATCGGCACCTGATTTTATCGGGAAGTTATTTTATTGTGATATTCTCGGTAATAGTACAGGGATTAACGCTCAATGCTATGATTAACCGGGCGTCAAGAAAGGTGGAAGGATAGCGCTTACTTAATACGCGACATGTATTTGCCGATCTCTGCTTCAACCGTATCACTACTATTACTTAATGCTTTGGTGATATTTTCCCGCTCTACTTCGCTACGGTTTTGACTAAGCTTTTGTTTACCCTGAAGGTCGTCAACTATGATTTCAAAAGCTACAATACCTTTCATTATCCGTTGCTTGTACTCGTCGGGCAGGTTATTCCATTGGGTTAGATAATCAGCCTCATAATTACTGATCATTTGCGCTAAAAGATTGGCTGTTTGTTCGCCCTCTGATAAAATATTGGCTTTGCCATAGGCATGCACCGCTATATAATTCCAGGTAGGTACGTTGGTTTCCTTTTCGTAATGTTTAGGTGATATGTAGGCGTGAGGCTCGGTAAATATCACCAAAATATCTTTCCCAATAATTTCATTTGCCTGAGGATTAGCTTTAGCGAAATGAGATGACAACACAATTTTATCATCGCGTTTGCTTACCAAAAAGGGAATATGGGTTGCAAAGGGAACATTATCGGTAGCCGTAACGATAGTAGCAAAACTATAGCGTTGCATAAAACTGATAGCTTCCTGCTCATCCGTTAACTGGAAGTGTTTAGGAGTATACATCTTGAGAAAAGATTAAAGAAGGGAAGAAGCAAAAGTCAAGACAGAGGCAGCTTGACTCTTGCTTTATATAAAAGTATTTTACTTACAGGCTTTCCAGCATCTGTTTTAGCACGGCCTGTGCTGCCCAAACGCGGTTGCCTGCTTCGTGTACCACAATCGAGCTTGGGCCGTCTAATATTTCGTCAGAAAGCTCCAGGTTACGGCGTACCGGTAAACAATGCATTACTTTGGCATCATTGGTTTGCTCCAGCTTTTTGTTGGTAAGCATCCACTCTTCATGTTTACCTAATATGTTTCCATAAGGCTCATAAGCCGACCAGTTTTTTACGTAGATGAAATCTGCCCCGGCTAAAGCCTCGTCCTGGTTATAGCTGATGTTTGCACCTTGCGTAAAATCAGTACAAAGTTCATAACCTTTAGGCTGTACAATGGTAAAATCAACATCAGCTTTGCACATCCATTCCGAAAATGAGTTTGGAACAGCTTGCGGCAGAGGTTTAATATGTGGAGCCCAGGTTAATACCACTTTAGGACGAGCGGTTTTCTTTAGCTCTTCAATGGTAATTAAATCGGCCAGGCTTTGCAGCGGGTGACGGGTTGCCGATTCCAGGCTCACAACCGGTACTTTGCAAAACTCCACAAACTTATTGAAAATCATCTCGCTGTAATCTTCCTCACGATTTCTTAAGCCGGGGAACGAACGTACACCAATAATATCAGCATATTGGCCCATAACACCTGCAGCTTCACGGATATGCTCAACTGTAGTGCCATCCATAATTACACCGTCGCGCAGTTCCAATGCCCAACCTTCCTTGTCTATATTAAGCACCATGACGTTCATACCAAGGTTCATGGCTGCCTTTTGTGTACTCATACGGGTACGCAGACTCGGGTTTAAAAATACCAGGGCAAGCGTTTTATTTTTACCAAGTTGCTGATGGGCAAATGGATCCTGCTTAAGCGCCAATGCCTCTTTTACAAGTGCGTTAACGTCAGTTACGTCATTAACAGAAGAAAATAATTTCATTGGTTTGAATATTATAGCGGATTATTGATTCAATACATTTACAAAAGCTTCCAGGAACCTATCGGCATGGGCCTTGGTTAAGTTTAACGCAGGTAACAGCCTGATCACGTTGGGTTTGGCTTCGCCGGTAAATATGTGGTGCTTGTTTAACAATTCTTTACGGGCATGGGCTAATTCCTCAGGTAATTCGATACCAATCATTAAACCGCGACCACGAACTTCTTTAACCTGTTCCAGCTTGTTAAGCTCTTTTATTAGGTAACCTCCAACTTCAGCAGCATTTTGCAATAGGTTATCTTGTTCAATGGTTTCAAGAACAGCTAAACCAGCGGCGCAAGCCAGATGATTACCACCAAAAGTAGTACCTAACATGCCGTAAGCAGGCTGTATTTTTGGCGAAATAATGATACCTCCAACAGGAAAACCATTACCCATACCTTTAGCCATGCTGTAGATATCGGCATCGACACCGGCAAAATCATGTGAGAAGAATTTACCTGTACGACCGTAACCGCATTGCACAGAATCGGCAATAAATACTGCATTGTACTGGTCGCACAATGAACGGATTTTTTGCAGGAAGCTTTCAGGGGCAACCTGGATGCCGCCTACGCCCTGAATACCTTCAATAATTACCGAAGAAATTTCGTTGTTTTTAAAGGCTTCTTCTAAAGCTGCTTCATCTGCCCATGGCAAAAAGATCACATTGTCAGTTTCGTTGATAGGGGCAACGATCTTAGGGTTATCAGTTACAGCAACAGCTAACGAAGTACGGCCATGAAATGATTTGCTGAAAGCGATAACTTTCTTTTTACCGTTGTAAAAGGAAGCCAGTTTTAAAGCATTCTCATTTGCTTCAGCGCCAGAATTACACAGGAATAACTGGTAATCTTCCTTGCCTGAAACCTTACCTAACTTTTCGGCCAATTCTTTCTGAATCGGAATCTCAATAGAGTTAGAATAAAAGCCAAGCTTATGTAATTGATCTTCTAATCTTTTTACATAATGAGGGTGCGTGTGACCAATTGAGATTACAGCATGACCACCGTACATGTCAAGGTATTCAGTGTCGTGATTATCATACACTAAACTTCCTTGGCCTCTTACTATGTTGATGGGATTTATAGGATATACGTCGAATAGATTCATTGCTTAAATGGGATAAAAATTAGTACTTAATTAATAACAGAACTTTCAGAATTCGGCGAGCAGCTCTTTTAAAAGCCGATCGCCTTAAGTCGTAAGCCTGCGCGCTCGTCCAGTCCGAACAATAAGTTCATGTTCTGTACTGCCTGGCCGGATGCGCCTTTAAGTAAGTTATCCATTATGCTGATAATGAATATTTTGTTATCGTGTTTTTTTACCTGGATAAAGCATTTATTGGTATTTACAATCTGCTTTAAATCGATATTGCGGTTGGTTACATGCGTAAACGGGTGACCGTCGTAATAGCTTTGGTAAAGTGCTAAAGCCTCTTCTTCGCTTAAATCACTTTCAGTGTAAATTGAAGCGATAATGCCGCGGGTAAAGTCGCCACGGTAAGGTATAAAATTGATGGCCTTATCAAAGCCAGCTTGTAACTGCCTTAACGACTGTCCAATCTCATTCAAATGCTGGTGACTGAATGCTTTGTAAACAGAAAGGTTATCATTACGCCAGGTAAAGTGGGAGGTAGGCGATAAGCTTTGCCCCGCACCTGTAGAGCCTGTTGTAGCAGTAACGTGCACTTCATTATTAAGCAAACCTTTTGAAGCTAAGGGAAGCAGGCCCAATTGCAAACAGGTAGCAAAGCATCCCGGGTTAGCAATATTAGCAGCCGTTTTAATGGCCTCACGATTTAACTCAGGCAAGCCATAAACAAAGTTTTTACCGTTTAAAGTTGAGTTTTGGTTAAGCCTGAAATCCTGGCTTAGGTCAATGATCTTAACCGAATCGGGAATAGCGTTTGCTTCCAGAAACTTTTTGGCATCACCATGGCCAACACAAAGAAAGAGTACATCAATATCGGTAGATAGTTCTGCCGCAAATTTCAGATCGGTATCGCCAAAAAGGTCGGTATGTACTTCGTAAACATAGTTACCAGCGTTGCTGTTGCTGTGAACAAAAGCTATCTCCACGTTGGGATGGTTAATCAGGATCCGAAGCATTTCGCCCCCGGTGTATCCCGCACTGCCAACTATACCTGCACGTATCGCCCCCCGGCCTCCGCCAGTTGGCGGAGGAGCAAGAGTAGCGTCATTATTATCTTTAAATTCAGTCATAATTTTAACAATTATTCCCCCTTTAGGGGGTTAGGGGCTAAATTTATCCGATCATTGTTTGTAGATGGATATGAATATAAAATAAACTCAAGATCGCTCCGGTCGTTATTGCTGATAAAATGCTTTTGACCCGGATGGATCTCGATGCCCTGTTCTGGCTTCAACACTGTAACCTCGCCGTCTATCGAAAATGTAGCACGTCCTTTTAAAATGAAAAATACCTGTGTAGCTTTCTCGTGATAATGCAATTGTTCGGCAGTATCTGGTGGCATTAACTCCTGCTTAACGGACAAAGCTTCGGTATCAATGAAGGTCCATCCGTGACAATCGTCGCCCCAGTTATAATGCTTTAAGCATTCACTTTTTGAAAACGCTGTATTAATCATTTTGGCCATTAACCTTGTGGTAGATCATTACCTGGTTGCCAAATATTTTTGAGAAACCTTTAACGTCTTCGCCACTCCATGCATTGTTCATTTCACCGTAGCTGCCAAATTTGTTCGACATCAAATCATAAGGTGATTCGATACCAATTACCTGGAAGCGATAAGGGTGAAGCTGAACAAATACTTTACCGGTAACATTTTTCTGTGTATCAGTTAAAAAAGCTTCCATGTTGCGCATGATAGGGTCATGGAACTGACCTTCATGCAGCCAGTTACCGTAGAATGATGATAATTGATCTTTCCATGTAAGCTGCCATTTGGTCAATACGTGTTTCTCTAAAGTATGGTGAGCTTTAATGATGATCATTGGAGCTGCGGCTTCAAAGCCTACACGACCTTTAATACCAATGATAGTATCGCCAACGTGAATATCGCGGCCGATGCCGTAGGGCTGTGCGATGGCTTGCAATGCCTGGATAGCTTTGGTTGGGTGATCATATTTTTCATCACCGATGGCTACTAATTCACCTTTTTCAAAAGTAAGCACAAGGTCTTTTACTTCAGATGCAGTTACCTGTGTAGGCCATGCTTCTTCTGGTAGGCCAAGGTTTGATGTTAAAGTTTCC includes:
- a CDS encoding aspartate kinase, which gives rise to MLTVEKIGGTSMTALGDVIKNIILFERSGDQLYNRIFVVSAFSGVTNLLLENKKTGAPGVYHKLANYKDFHTPLKQLITRLKQINKTYESLGLNIAEADKYIETRIKDAQTYLENLANILASGYVGKEGILQAAREILASIGESHSAFNFTNILQNMGINATLVDLSGFHDHRALTIDQRIKKDLTHIDFTKTITIVTGYAKGTEGIMREFDRGYSEVTFSKIAVAVEPQEAIIHKEYHLCTADPQLVGVENCFPVGNTNYDVADQLADVGMEAIHPKASKPLEINDIDLRIKNTFQPEHPGTLITREYICDKKRVEVITGTEKVVMIDIYDPSMVGNVGTDFHIMQLFYKFGVSYSFKATSANSISIVIWEKDLNKKLISELEDNYEKVTVEKMAMVCLIGSNMDQPGLLAKAATALAQKGINIKSGGFALRMVNIQFLVAREDFNEAIRALNKAMC
- the proC gene encoding pyrroline-5-carboxylate reductase, translating into MNSQQHISILGSGNIGLSLAKGLVKSGICKPQQISLTRRNVAALSQYADQGYLVSDNNLRAVRKADIIVLAVLPQQLNKLLDEIKPSLKPDKQLLISVISGVSCADIRQHLDLNVQIVRAMPNTAIAIGHSMTCIATDTGTNKNINLAKSLFDTVGVTIQINEELMTSATALCACGIAFFLRSIRAASQGGTEIGFHAHDALKMAAQTAKGAADLLLQLASHPEQEIDKVTSPSGCTIAGLNEMEHHGFSSAMIKGIRLSAEKAGDLYKKDS
- the argB gene encoding acetylglutamate kinase, which encodes MNKIDTDHIKTGKLSSNKSLYIIKIGGNVIDNSENLYHFLKDFEALDGLKILVHGGGKVATQMAEDLGIESKMVDGRRITDIETLRVVTMVYGGLINKNIVAQLQRFGNNAIGLTGADGNFIKAVKRPVKTIDYGFVGDIVKDSINPENISRLLEAGFTPVFCAITHDGEGQLLNTNADTIASALAVSLSGLYDTTLIYCFEKKGVLKDINDEESLIREINPQHYEDLKVEKIIHSGMLPKLDNAFTAIACGVKAVIIGKSDDLGQLKDNKPFGTRLTKNA
- a CDS encoding NAD(P)/FAD-dependent oxidoreductase → MEQKKNTRPRVAIIGGGFGGIQLAKKLKNAPVDVLMIDKHNYHTFQPLLYQVAGGSIAADSIGFPLRRIFTRQNNFRFALAEVKKINPESNTLDTDIGTIYYDYLAIATGSNTNFFGNKEIEHFAMPMKNIPEALNLRSLILQNLETSLVSKDPEEKAALMTFVVVGGGPTGVELSGALAEMRELILMKDYHGLRKHSMRVYLVEGKAELLASFSVGARAKAKKFLEDMDVTIYNSAHVQSYNGYELKIDNGTSLLTRNVLWAAGVKGEVPEGISADNIARGNRILVDEFNKVKGYENIYAIGDVAAMISDEYPNGHPGVAPVAIQQGQNLGENVYRMFERQPLKPFKYRDKGSLATIGRNKAVADLGKIHFQGFFAWLVWGFVHIMSLAGFTNKGIIFFSWAINYFTKNSDNRLIVRFFDNETRMTDPESR
- a CDS encoding cation:proton antiporter — protein: MDLFVVIALLVIVSAIFSYLNARFIKLPGTIGIVLLATITSITILIVDKVDSSIADYLGALAKSINFSKAVLNILLGFLLFSSSFNLDGRKLKKEMRPVFVLSTLGVIISTAAFGFLLFYAAPVFHIHMPLIYCLLFGALISPTDPVAVSAIIRNSKLPANLETIISGESLFNDGIGLILFVIILEIARVGEEKIELAKVTVLIIKEIIGGAVAGAILGYIAHKLMHAVKDFQTIVLISLALVMGLSVLAVLLGFSLPLSVVVAGLFAGGQSINQDNKEKSHEALEKFWKLVDEILNTILFVMIGLQLVNLPFVNNYWVTGSISIITVLIARWLSIALPLTFLKQTLKVNYSNVNIMTWAGLRGGISIALALSLPNTPYRHLILSGSYFIVIFSVIVQGLTLNAMINRASRKVEG
- a CDS encoding FMN-binding negative transcriptional regulator; translated protein: MYTPKHFQLTDEQEAISFMQRYSFATIVTATDNVPFATHIPFLVSKRDDKIVLSSHFAKANPQANEIIGKDILVIFTEPHAYISPKHYEKETNVPTWNYIAVHAYGKANILSEGEQTANLLAQMISNYEADYLTQWNNLPDEYKQRIMKGIVAFEIIVDDLQGKQKLSQNRSEVERENITKALSNSSDTVEAEIGKYMSRIK
- a CDS encoding N-acetylornithine carbamoyltransferase translates to MKLFSSVNDVTDVNALVKEALALKQDPFAHQQLGKNKTLALVFLNPSLRTRMSTQKAAMNLGMNVMVLNIDKEGWALELRDGVIMDGTTVEHIREAAGVMGQYADIIGVRSFPGLRNREEDYSEMIFNKFVEFCKVPVVSLESATRHPLQSLADLITIEELKKTARPKVVLTWAPHIKPLPQAVPNSFSEWMCKADVDFTIVQPKGYELCTDFTQGANISYNQDEALAGADFIYVKNWSAYEPYGNILGKHEEWMLTNKKLEQTNDAKVMHCLPVRRNLELSDEILDGPSSIVVHEAGNRVWAAQAVLKQMLESL
- a CDS encoding aspartate aminotransferase family protein, with the protein product MNLFDVYPINPINIVRGQGSLVYDNHDTEYLDMYGGHAVISIGHTHPHYVKRLEDQLHKLGFYSNSIEIPIQKELAEKLGKVSGKEDYQLFLCNSGAEANENALKLASFYNGKKKVIAFSKSFHGRTSLAVAVTDNPKIVAPINETDNVIFLPWADEAALEEAFKNNEISSVIIEGIQGVGGIQVAPESFLQKIRSLCDQYNAVFIADSVQCGYGRTGKFFSHDFAGVDADIYSMAKGMGNGFPVGGIIISPKIQPAYGMLGTTFGGNHLACAAGLAVLETIEQDNLLQNAAEVGGYLIKELNKLEQVKEVRGRGLMIGIELPEELAHARKELLNKHHIFTGEAKPNVIRLLPALNLTKAHADRFLEAFVNVLNQ
- the argC gene encoding N-acetyl-gamma-glutamyl-phosphate reductase; protein product: MLRILINHPNVEIAFVHSNSNAGNYVYEVHTDLFGDTDLKFAAELSTDIDVLFLCVGHGDAKKFLEANAIPDSVKIIDLSQDFRLNQNSTLNGKNFVYGLPELNREAIKTAANIANPGCFATCLQLGLLPLASKGLLNNEVHVTATTGSTGAGQSLSPTSHFTWRNDNLSVYKAFSHQHLNEIGQSLRQLQAGFDKAINFIPYRGDFTRGIIASIYTESDLSEEEALALYQSYYDGHPFTHVTNRNIDLKQIVNTNKCFIQVKKHDNKIFIISIMDNLLKGASGQAVQNMNLLFGLDERAGLRLKAIGF
- a CDS encoding cupin domain-containing protein; amino-acid sequence: MAKMINTAFSKSECLKHYNWGDDCHGWTFIDTEALSVKQELMPPDTAEQLHYHEKATQVFFILKGRATFSIDGEVTVLKPEQGIEIHPGQKHFISNNDRSDLEFILYSYPSTNNDRINLAPNPLKGE
- the argG gene encoding argininosuccinate synthase → MKKVVLAYSGGLDTSFCCIYLTQDLGYEVHSVIVNTGGFSEEELKGVEERAYKMGVTSHHVVDETENFYNTCVRFLIYGNVLKNNTYPLSVSAERVSQATAIANYAKEIGAEFVAHGSTGAGNDQVRFDMIFNILVPDIKIITPIRDLKLSREEEIEYLKKHGVDMNFEKAKYSINKGIWGTSVGGKETLTSNLGLPEEAWPTQVTASEVKDLVLTFEKGELVAIGDEKYDHPTKAIQALQAIAQPYGIGRDIHVGDTIIGIKGRVGFEAAAPMIIIKAHHTLEKHVLTKWQLTWKDQLSSFYGNWLHEGQFHDPIMRNMEAFLTDTQKNVTGKVFVQLHPYRFQVIGIESPYDLMSNKFGSYGEMNNAWSGEDVKGFSKIFGNQVMIYHKVNGQND